One part of the Mycolicibacterium aromaticivorans JS19b1 = JCM 16368 genome encodes these proteins:
- a CDS encoding MarR family winged helix-turn-helix transcriptional regulator: MGKVDQSSIRAARELRVVFSRLRRRLRAVAAADDLTPSQTAVLLRLFKDGPTSTSQLAGAERVRPQSMAATVAALDRHGLIDRTPDPDDGRRQLIGLTNVGRRRAESDRKVREEWLVRAMQDRYTEDERQVINDALTLLGRLDE, encoded by the coding sequence ATGGGAAAGGTCGATCAGTCCTCGATTCGGGCCGCACGGGAACTCCGCGTCGTGTTCAGCAGGCTGCGCAGGCGGTTACGAGCGGTTGCCGCCGCCGATGACCTGACCCCGTCGCAGACGGCCGTCCTCCTGCGTCTGTTCAAGGACGGCCCGACTTCGACCAGCCAACTCGCGGGTGCGGAGCGGGTTCGCCCTCAATCGATGGCTGCCACCGTGGCGGCCCTGGACCGACATGGTCTGATCGACCGCACGCCGGATCCTGACGACGGTCGCCGGCAGTTGATCGGCCTGACCAACGTCGGCCGTCGCCGCGCCGAAAGCGACCGCAAGGTACGCGAGGAGTGGTTGGTGCGAGCCATGCAGGACCGATACACCGAGGACGAGCGTCAGGTGATCAATGACGCGCTGACATTGCTCGGACGACTAGATGAATGA
- a CDS encoding LLM class F420-dependent oxidoreductase: MKLGVHYIDFLPGAAERLGPTLAGTAKAAEDAGVEMFTLADHFFQMEPLAPAENPFLEGYTSMGYLAGLTDRITLTMLVTGVTYRHPGVLAKTMTTLDVLACGRTMLGLGAAWYEREHHALGIPYPSVRERFEMLEETLQICLQMWSDDDGPYDGQHYHLAETLCEPQPIRRPPILIGGSGEKRTLRLVAEYADVWNSTSSLDEMPHKLDVLRRHCDTVGRDFGEIRLTAAYSDDPFNDIDEYLRTLDAYGQLGIDLINTGPMPGNPDPQGWVKRLGDEVLPRLG, from the coding sequence ATGAAATTGGGCGTTCACTACATTGACTTCCTGCCCGGCGCCGCTGAGCGACTGGGTCCGACCTTGGCGGGTACCGCCAAGGCTGCCGAGGATGCCGGCGTGGAGATGTTCACCCTCGCCGACCACTTCTTTCAGATGGAACCGCTAGCCCCGGCTGAGAACCCATTCTTGGAGGGCTACACCTCGATGGGTTACCTGGCCGGTCTGACCGACCGAATCACGTTGACCATGTTGGTCACCGGCGTCACCTATCGCCATCCCGGTGTGCTGGCCAAAACGATGACGACGCTGGATGTGCTGGCCTGTGGCCGCACGATGCTCGGTCTGGGCGCCGCCTGGTACGAGCGGGAGCATCACGCCCTCGGTATCCCGTACCCCTCCGTCCGCGAGCGATTCGAAATGCTCGAGGAAACCCTGCAGATCTGTCTGCAGATGTGGAGCGACGATGACGGGCCGTATGACGGCCAGCATTACCATCTCGCCGAGACCCTCTGCGAGCCTCAGCCGATTCGTCGGCCCCCGATCCTTATAGGCGGTTCCGGGGAGAAGAGGACGCTGCGACTGGTGGCCGAGTACGCCGACGTGTGGAACAGCACGTCATCCCTCGATGAGATGCCGCACAAGCTGGACGTCTTGCGCCGCCACTGTGACACCGTCGGTCGTGACTTCGGCGAAATCCGGCTCACAGCAGCTTATTCGGACGACCCGTTCAACGACATCGACGAGTATCTGCGCACCCTGGACGCCTACGGGCAGCTCGGCATCGACTTGATCAATACCGGACCGATGCCGGGCAACCCGGACCCACAGGGTTGGGTGAAGCGGCTCGGCGACGAGGTGCTACCGCGACTCGGTTGA
- a CDS encoding LLM class flavin-dependent oxidoreductase: MRIGIGLPNHVAGVSGAVIGSWARRAEERGFESLTTIDRLLYPSLDSVISLSVAAGATSTLGLVTNVLLAPLYSAPALAKQLGSLAACAGDRLTVGIGVGSRADDYDAVGVDFARRGRILDEQLVTMRHGWSADGGLCPAPVQIPLLFGGRSEATIRRATTVGDGWVAGALRDFGSQSAFAERIRAGWRAAGRQGNPQIHASVNFALGNGDVVRRGRDHLARYYGFKPDYAKLNVDDMVHSADDARAAVRAYGDLGFDRLLFHPTVASIDQVDLLADAVL, from the coding sequence ATGAGAATCGGTATCGGGCTGCCAAACCATGTCGCAGGCGTCAGCGGTGCGGTGATCGGTTCGTGGGCCCGTCGCGCCGAGGAGCGCGGGTTCGAGTCCCTCACGACGATCGACCGGCTGTTGTACCCGAGCCTGGACTCGGTCATCTCGCTGTCGGTGGCGGCGGGTGCGACGAGCACGCTCGGATTGGTGACGAATGTGCTTCTGGCGCCGCTGTATTCGGCGCCCGCGCTCGCAAAACAACTCGGGAGTCTGGCGGCGTGCGCGGGCGACCGTCTCACTGTCGGCATCGGAGTCGGATCGCGGGCCGACGATTACGACGCGGTCGGCGTGGACTTCGCCAGACGGGGACGCATCCTCGACGAACAGCTGGTCACGATGCGGCACGGTTGGAGTGCTGATGGGGGGCTGTGCCCTGCGCCAGTGCAGATTCCACTGCTCTTCGGTGGACGGTCGGAGGCCACGATCCGCAGGGCAACCACCGTCGGTGACGGATGGGTGGCCGGGGCGCTGCGCGACTTCGGCTCGCAGTCGGCATTCGCCGAGCGGATACGTGCGGGTTGGCGGGCGGCGGGGCGACAGGGAAATCCCCAGATTCATGCCTCGGTGAACTTCGCGCTCGGTAATGGCGACGTAGTGCGACGAGGACGAGATCATTTGGCCCGCTACTACGGCTTCAAACCCGATTACGCAAAACTCAACGTGGACGACATGGTTCATTCGGCCGACGATGCACGTGCGGCGGTACGTGCGTACGGCGACCTCGGTTTCGACCGGTTACTTTTCCATCCCACCGTCGCGTCGATCGACCAGGTCGACCTGTTGGCCGACGCCGTGCTGTAA
- a CDS encoding nitroreductase, with translation MDVYEAVRSRRAVRGFTDQHVTPEILQRVLAAASWSPSGSNIQPWHVYVVTGAPLAELKKIAVERVVAGEAWDDREFEMYPAEMASPYRERRAAFGQQRYAALGIDREDWEARQRAAVANWDCFGAPVGLFCYIDRHLGLPQWADLGMYLQTVMLLLRAEGLHSCPQMAWSQVRRTVADVVSPPDELMLFCGMSVGYEDISVSYSRTGRAPLDETVTFLPR, from the coding sequence GTGGACGTATACGAAGCGGTGCGGAGCAGACGAGCCGTCCGCGGGTTCACCGATCAGCACGTCACGCCCGAGATCCTGCAGCGGGTGCTGGCAGCGGCGTCTTGGTCACCCTCGGGGTCGAACATCCAGCCGTGGCACGTCTATGTCGTGACAGGTGCGCCGCTGGCCGAGCTGAAGAAGATCGCCGTCGAGCGTGTCGTTGCAGGTGAAGCCTGGGATGACCGGGAATTCGAGATGTATCCCGCCGAGATGGCGTCGCCTTACCGGGAGCGCCGCGCCGCCTTCGGTCAGCAGCGGTACGCCGCACTCGGTATCGATCGAGAGGACTGGGAAGCCCGACAGCGGGCGGCCGTCGCGAACTGGGATTGCTTCGGCGCACCGGTCGGGCTGTTCTGCTACATCGATCGGCATCTCGGACTGCCGCAGTGGGCCGACCTCGGCATGTATCTGCAGACCGTCATGCTGCTGCTTCGTGCCGAAGGACTGCACAGTTGCCCGCAGATGGCTTGGTCACAGGTTCGCCGGACTGTTGCCGATGTGGTGTCCCCGCCCGATGAGCTGATGCTGTTCTGCGGTATGTCCGTTGGCTACGAAGACATCTCGGTCAGCTACTCACGTACCGGTCGCGCCCCTCTCGACGAGACCGTCACGTTCCTGCCCAGATAG
- a CDS encoding SDR family oxidoreductase, producing the protein MKLVVIGGTGLVGSKVVQSLAARGHEAVAAAPSTGVNTVTGEGLAEVMAGAAVVVDVSNSPALDDSAIEFFRTATTNLLTAEQNAGVRHHVALSVVGTGDLAAQSGYFQGKLLQEKLISEGPIPFSIVHATQFFEFVNTLADSATVGDTVVLPPKYFQPMAAVDVAEGVAIAAVGEPVNGIAEIGGPDMVLLPDLIRTALTSRGDSRTVVADQAASYWGVDIDERTLVPGPGATLFDTRFEDWLLESAAKS; encoded by the coding sequence ATGAAACTCGTTGTAATCGGTGGCACCGGCCTGGTGGGCTCGAAAGTGGTGCAGAGTTTGGCTGCGCGTGGTCATGAGGCCGTCGCCGCGGCCCCCTCGACGGGCGTGAACACAGTCACGGGCGAGGGTCTGGCCGAGGTGATGGCGGGGGCCGCTGTCGTGGTCGACGTCTCCAATTCCCCGGCCCTGGACGACTCGGCGATCGAGTTCTTCCGCACCGCGACCACGAACCTGCTGACCGCCGAACAGAACGCCGGCGTTCGGCACCACGTCGCGCTGTCCGTGGTGGGCACCGGGGACCTGGCTGCGCAGAGCGGCTACTTCCAGGGCAAGCTCCTGCAGGAGAAGCTGATCAGCGAAGGCCCCATTCCGTTTTCGATCGTGCACGCGACGCAGTTCTTCGAGTTCGTCAATACGCTCGCCGACTCCGCGACCGTAGGCGACACGGTGGTGCTGCCGCCGAAGTATTTCCAACCGATGGCGGCCGTCGATGTCGCCGAGGGGGTTGCAATCGCCGCCGTCGGGGAACCGGTCAACGGCATCGCCGAGATCGGCGGCCCCGACATGGTTTTGCTTCCCGACCTCATCCGCACCGCGCTGACTTCCCGTGGTGACAGCCGCACCGTCGTCGCCGATCAGGCCGCGTCGTACTGGGGCGTCGACATCGACGAGCGCACGTTGGTCCCCGGCCCGGGCGCCACACTGTTCGACACCCGATTCGAGGACTGGCTTCTCGAATCGGCCGCGAAGTCCTAG
- a CDS encoding FAD-dependent monooxygenase — translation MRDSDYDHAVVIVGGGPTGLMLAGELALAGVDVAIVERRTSQQVIGQRAGGLHCRTIELLDQRGIADRFLAAGQALQVAGFAQIRLDISDFPTRHPYGLALWQNEIERLLVEWVDELGVPIQRAAEVTGFTQGERGVEVELSDGGGLRAEYLLGCDGGRSLVRKVAGIDFPGWDPVTSYLIAQVEVRDEPTWGIHRDALGTHGLDRQNDAEPVRMMVTERTVGPATEPTLADLSEALIAVYGTDFGIHSPTSIARFTDAARQAATYRDGRILLAGDAAHVHHPIGGQGLNTGLQDAVNLGWKLAQVVNGTAPDTLLDTYHAERHPVGARVLQTTMAQMALLRTDDRTKALHDNVSEMLGIAEARKALAARMSGLDIRYDLGAGHPLLGRRMPDLDIHTATGPTRVFELLHVARPVVLDFDDPGGIDLAGWADRVSLVTARYRGAWKLPALGEVAAPTRVLIRPDGHVAWVGESSSDGLTEALTRWFGPPV, via the coding sequence ATGCGGGATTCGGACTACGACCACGCCGTGGTGATCGTAGGGGGAGGACCGACCGGGCTGATGCTCGCCGGCGAGCTGGCGCTGGCCGGAGTGGACGTCGCGATCGTCGAACGCCGCACCAGCCAGCAGGTCATCGGCCAGCGGGCCGGCGGCCTGCACTGCCGCACGATCGAACTGCTGGACCAGCGCGGCATCGCAGACCGGTTCCTGGCGGCCGGGCAGGCTCTTCAAGTCGCCGGGTTCGCGCAGATCCGGCTAGACATCAGCGACTTTCCGACACGTCATCCCTACGGATTGGCGTTGTGGCAGAACGAGATCGAGCGGCTCCTGGTCGAATGGGTAGACGAACTGGGCGTGCCGATCCAGCGGGCGGCGGAGGTGACGGGCTTCACCCAGGGAGAGCGCGGAGTCGAGGTCGAACTCTCCGATGGCGGCGGCCTTCGCGCCGAATACCTCCTCGGATGCGACGGCGGTCGCAGCCTGGTTCGCAAGGTGGCCGGCATCGACTTTCCCGGCTGGGATCCGGTGACGAGCTATCTGATCGCTCAGGTCGAGGTCCGCGACGAACCGACATGGGGCATCCACCGCGACGCCCTCGGTACCCACGGGCTCGATCGGCAGAACGACGCCGAACCGGTTCGGATGATGGTGACCGAGCGAACAGTCGGGCCGGCAACCGAACCCACGCTAGCCGATCTGAGCGAGGCACTCATCGCGGTGTACGGCACCGACTTCGGGATCCACAGTCCCACCTCGATCGCCCGATTCACCGACGCGGCGCGGCAGGCGGCCACCTACCGCGACGGCCGGATCCTGCTCGCCGGTGACGCCGCGCACGTCCATCACCCGATCGGCGGCCAGGGTCTCAACACCGGTCTGCAAGATGCTGTCAACCTGGGGTGGAAGCTTGCCCAGGTGGTCAACGGAACCGCACCGGACACGCTGCTCGACACCTACCATGCCGAGCGGCACCCGGTGGGTGCGCGCGTCCTGCAGACCACGATGGCGCAAATGGCATTGCTGCGCACCGACGATCGCACAAAAGCCTTGCACGACAACGTCTCCGAGATGCTCGGCATAGCCGAGGCGCGCAAGGCACTCGCCGCGCGCATGTCGGGTCTGGACATCCGCTACGACCTCGGGGCGGGGCATCCTCTGCTGGGCCGGCGGATGCCCGACCTCGACATTCATACGGCCACCGGGCCGACGCGCGTATTCGAACTGCTCCACGTCGCCCGGCCGGTAGTGCTGGACTTCGATGACCCGGGCGGGATCGATCTTGCGGGGTGGGCGGATCGAGTCAGCCTGGTCACAGCGCGGTACCGAGGCGCATGGAAGCTTCCGGCGCTCGGCGAAGTGGCCGCGCCGACACGAGTGCTGATCCGCCCGGACGGGCACGTCGCATGGGTCGGTGAGAGTTCGTCGGACGGCCTCACCGAGGCGCTGACCAGATGGTTTGGCCCGCCGGTGTAA
- a CDS encoding cutinase family protein: MIGRLGSAVLAAGIALAGLTAATASAAPGCADYHWIGAAGSGQRDSANLTANGGMGSVVYQSYQQLKSQLAADGRTIDAEAVQYPAAAVPLEGGISGWLGFLGSVGDGTDATAKQYKAFTERCPDSKVVLAGYSQGAMIVHRNLYDLADDPHLAAALLIADGDRLPVDTTIKLGSTAVAMGHGEGVAQDHSFLASTNTSELPPAIGTRTISVCDVGDPVCDYNPDTGKISDAAIAIHTSYSPAPSGPHAWVTPLYTLVTATETAWPVELSAHAA, translated from the coding sequence GTGATTGGGCGCCTGGGATCGGCCGTGCTGGCCGCGGGTATCGCACTGGCCGGGCTGACGGCGGCAACCGCGTCGGCGGCACCAGGGTGCGCCGACTACCACTGGATCGGCGCCGCCGGTTCCGGTCAGCGCGATAGTGCCAACCTGACCGCCAACGGCGGGATGGGCTCCGTGGTGTACCAGTCCTACCAGCAGCTCAAATCGCAGCTCGCCGCGGACGGCCGGACCATCGACGCCGAGGCGGTCCAATACCCCGCGGCTGCGGTGCCACTGGAGGGCGGGATCAGTGGCTGGCTTGGCTTCCTCGGCAGCGTCGGTGACGGCACCGACGCGACCGCAAAGCAGTACAAGGCGTTCACCGAGCGTTGCCCGGACAGCAAGGTGGTTCTGGCGGGCTACTCACAGGGCGCCATGATCGTCCACCGCAACTTGTACGACCTTGCCGACGATCCGCATCTGGCCGCGGCGCTGTTGATCGCGGACGGCGACCGGCTGCCGGTCGACACCACCATCAAACTGGGGTCCACGGCCGTCGCGATGGGCCACGGCGAGGGCGTCGCGCAGGACCACTCGTTCCTGGCGTCGACCAACACCTCTGAGTTGCCACCGGCGATCGGCACCCGAACCATCAGCGTCTGCGATGTCGGTGATCCGGTCTGCGACTACAACCCCGACACCGGGAAGATCTCCGATGCGGCGATCGCCATTCACACCTCATACTCGCCGGCGCCGAGCGGCCCCCACGCGTGGGTCACGCCGCTCTACACCCTGGTGACGGCGACGGAGACCGCCTGGCCGGTGGAGCTGTCCGCGCACGCCGCCTGA